A genomic stretch from Gavia stellata isolate bGavSte3 chromosome 24, bGavSte3.hap2, whole genome shotgun sequence includes:
- the LOC104264598 gene encoding uncharacterized protein LOC104264598, with protein MIHCGKKHICAVVACILIFASVLICSWKDPQLQNNITGKIIPQSTTASPGGQLCRGKPAQNVITPLKDNKTFIISPYFDDRESKVTRVIGIVHHEDVKQLYCWFCCQPNGKIYVSKAKIDVHSDRFEFPYGAADIVCLEPENCDPTHVSIHQSPHGNIDQLPRFEIKNRKAETFSVDFTVCISAMFGNYNNVLQFIQSMEMYKILGVQKVVIYKNNCSHLMEKVLKFYMEEGTVEIIPWPINSHLKVSSKWHFSMDAKDIGYYGQITALNDCIYRNMQRSKFVVLNDADEIILPLKHPDWKTMMSSLQEQNPGTGIFLFENHIFPETVSTHVFNISSWHAVPGVNILQHVHREPDRKEVFNPRKMIIDPRKVIQTSVHSVLRAYGNSVNVPMDVALIYHCRVPLQANLPRESLIRDTTLWRYNSSLITNVNKVLYQTIL; from the coding sequence ATGAtacactgtggaaaaaaacataTCTGTGCTGTTGTTGCATGTATTCTTATTTTTGCAAGTGTTTTAATATGCTCCTGGAAAGATCCTCAGCTACAGAATAACATAACTGGAAAAATCATCCCCCAGTCAACAACTGCCAGTCCAGGCGGCCAGCTTTGTAGGGGAAAACCTGCTCAAAATGTAATAACACCATTAAAAGATAACAAAACTTTTATTATATCCCCATACTTTGAtgacagagaaagcaaagtcACTCGTGTGATTGGGATTGTTCACCATGAAGATGTAAAACAACTATACTGCTGGTTCTGCTGTCAGCCCAATGGAAAGATATATGtatcaaaagcaaaaattgaTGTTCACTCAGATAGATTTGAATTCCCTTACGGTGCAGCAGATATAGTTTGTTTGGAACCCGAAAACTGCGATCCAACACATGTATCGATTCATCAGTCTCCACATGGAAATATTGACCAGCTGCCAAGGTTTGAAATTAAAAACCGCAAGGCTGAGACCTTTTCTGTTGACTTCACTGTATGCATCTCTGCCATGTTTGGAAATTACAACAACGTCTTGCAGTTTATACAGAGTATGGAAATGTACAAGATTCTTGGGGTGCAGAAAGTGGTGATCTATAAGAACAACTGCAGCCATCTGATGGAGAAAGTCTTGAAGTTTTATATGGAAGAAGGAACTGTAGAGATAATTCCCTGGCCAATAAACTCGCACCTCAAGGTTTCTTCTAAATGGCACTTTTCTATGGATGCAAAAGACATTGGCTACTATGGGCAAATCACAGCTCTGAATGACTGTATATACCGTAACATGCAGAGGAGCAAGTTTGTGGTTCTTAATGATGCTGATGAAATAATTCTTCCCCTTAAGCACCCAGACTGGAAAACAATGATGAGCAGTCTTCAGGAGCAAAACCCAGGGACTGGCATTTTCCTCTTTGAGAACCATATCTTCCCAGAAACTGTATCTACTCACGTGTTCAACATTTCGTCCTGGCATGCTGTGCCGGGTGTTAACATATTGCAGCATGTTCACAGAGAGCCTGACAGGAAAGAGGTTTTCAATCCCAGGAAAATGATAATTGATCCACGAAAGGTGATTCAGACTTCAGTCCACTCTGTCCTACGTGCTTATGGGAACAGTGTGAATGTTCCCATGGATGTTGCCCTCATTTATCACTGTCGGGTGCCCCTTCAGGCAAACCTTCCCAGAGAATCCCTCATCAGGGACACAACACTGTGGAGATACAACTCATCATTAATCACAAATGTCAACAAGGTGCTATATCAAACCATACTGTAA
- the LOC104258283 gene encoding beta-1,4-galactosyltransferase galt-1-like: MVTLSYLRLQRLSHLPKIIQEGSRCRGKITNSTIAALKDNKTFIISPYFDDRESKVTRVIGIVHHEDVKQLYCWFCCQPNGKIYVSKAKIDVHSDRFEFPYGAADIVCLEPENCDPTHVSIHQSPHGNIDQLPRFEIKNRKAETFSVDFTVCISAMFGNYNNVLQFIQSMEMYKILGVQKVVIYKNNCSHLMEKVLKFYMEEGTVEIIPWPINSHLKVSSKWRFMQDGTHIGYYGQITALNDCIYRNMQRSKFVVLNDADEIILPLKHPDWKTMMSSLQEQNPGTGIFLFENHIFPETVSTHVFNISSWHAVPGVNILQHVHREPDRKDVINPRKMIIDPRKVIQTSVHSVLRAYGNSVNVPMDVALIYHCRVPLQANLPRESLIRDTTLWRYNSSLITNVNKVLYQTIL; the protein is encoded by the coding sequence ATGGTCACACTTTCTTATCTTAGGTTACAGAGACTTTCTCACCTGccaaaaataattcaagaagGTAGCAGATGTAGAGGGAAAATTACCAATAGCACAATAGCAGCATTAAAAGATAACAAAACTTTTATTATATCCCCATACTTTGAtgacagagaaagcaaagtcACTCGTGTGATTGGGATTGTTCACCATGAAGATGTAAAACAACTATACTGCTGGTTCTGCTGTCAGCCCAATGGAAAGATATATGtatcaaaagcaaaaattgaTGTTCACTCAGATAGATTTGAATTCCCTTACGGTGCAGCAGATATAGTTTGTTTGGAACCCGAAAACTGCGATCCAACACATGTATCGATTCATCAGTCTCCACATGGAAATATTGACCAGCTGCCAAGGTTTGAAATTAAAAACCGCAAGGCTGAGACCTTTTCTGTTGACTTCACTGTATGCATCTCTGCCATGTTTGGAAATTACAACAACGTCTTGCAGTTTATACAGAGTATGGAAATGTACAAGATTCTTGGGGTGCAGAAAGTGGTGATCTATAAGAACAACTGCAGCCATCTGATGGAGAAAGTCTTGAAGTTTTATATGGAAGAAGGAACTGTAGAGATAATTCCCTGGCCAATAAACTCGCACCTCAAGGTTTCTTCTAAATGGCGCTTCATGCAAGATGGAACACACATTGGCTACTATGGGCAAATCACAGCTCTGAATGACTGTATATACCGTAACATGCAGAGGAGCAAGTTTGTGGTTCTTAATGATGCTGATGAAATAATTCTTCCCCTTAAGCACCCAGACTGGAAAACAATGATGAGCAGTCTTCAGGAGCAAAACCCAGGGACTGGCATTTTCCTCTTTGAGAACCATATCTTCCCAGAAACTGTATCTACTCACGTGTTCAACATTTCGTCCTGGCATGCTGTGCCGGGTGTTAACATATTGCAGCATGTTCACAGAGAGCCTGACAGGAAAGATGTAATCAATCCCAGGAAAATGATAATTGATCCACGAAAGGTGATTCAGACTTCAGTCCACTCTGTCCTACGTGCTTATGGGAACAGTGTGAATGTTCCCATGGATGTTGCCCTCATTTATCACTGTCGGGTGCCCCTTCAGGCAAACCTTCCCAGAGAATCCCTCATCAGGGACACAACACTGTGGAGATACAACTCATCATTAATCACAAATGTCAACAAGGTGCTATATCAAACCATACTGTAA